From the Scophthalmus maximus strain ysfricsl-2021 chromosome 11, ASM2237912v1, whole genome shotgun sequence genome, one window contains:
- the hif1al gene encoding hypoxia inducible factor 1 subunit alpha, like isoform X1, translated as MEDKDDTVALVGGTQCHLVQVSSWGSSEQRKLRSRDAARCRRGQETEVFYELARTLPLPRRVSTQLDKAAIMRVVLSFLRMRSLLQDENQKEGPEEEGDDAGAGGKVEEEEEEDPMDAFYPQTLAGFITVLTEEGDMIYLTENVSRHIGITQLELLGQSVYDFVHPCDQEELRDLLTPRPGLSMKSQKEQQIGRNFFLRMKSTLTSRGRTVNLKSATWKVLHCTGHMRRFGGSSTSPSAATVMTLLCEPIPHPSSVEFPLDTCTFLTRHSMDLRFTHCEGSVTELLGYKPDDLIGRSAYEFHHVLDSDHVNKSLLTLLAKGQVSTSHYRFLANSGGFVWAETQATVLYSSKTSQPEAVVCLNFILSAVEQPDVVFSVEQIRCGCLPKAEPHLPAPDCETPDSCDSDGDNLADSSRTEDACSKPSRAAELLFNPEEPEELFQLASAAGDAIIPLTGGFVELSFVSPPSPNSVPDHPQDLCTPQLRQLLTSIFSPVMPPASSSSPASSLDSDSSPCEEEVMDTSEVEKIFAIRSEDRQKERKKLEHTEGMDLDMLAPYISMDDDFQLTVLSGLPEDADERLSDPSAATPAVTLRRKRAHNPDEMPSQMMSQDKRQKQAPSSTDEELLLSHGLLDCLEETDQLHLILDPGPGCRSRLLTNRDPILGGMQGLCETAALMRDIFIPCPPHLSPPLSPMT; from the exons GGGCAGTTCGGAGCAGAGGAAGCTGCGCTCCCGCGATGCAGCCAGATGTAGGCGGGGTCAGGAGACGGAGGTGTTTTACGAGCTCGCCCGCACCCTGCCGCTCCCGCGCCGGGTGTCCACCCAACTGGACAAGGCTGCCATCATGAGAGTCGTCCTCAGCTTCCTGCGCATGCGCAGCCTCCTGCAAG ATGAGAATCAGAAAGAGGgccctgaggaggagggggacgacgCCGGCGCCGGCgggaaggtggaggaagaagaggaggaggatccaATGGACGCTTTCTATCCCCAGACGTTGGCCGGTTTCATCACGGTGTTGACGGAGGAAGGAGACATGATCTACCTGACGGAAAATGTCAGCAGACACATCGGCATCACACAG ctggagctgctgggtCAGAGTGTTTATGACTTTGTTCATCCCTGTGATCAGGAGGAGCTCCGAGACCTTTTGACTCCACGTCCAG GTTTGAGTATGAAATCACAGAAAGAACAGCAGATCGGAAGAAACTTCTTTCTCCGAATGAAAAGCAcgctgaccagcagggggcgcacCGTCAACCTCAAGTCTGCCACCTGGAAG gttCTCCACTGTACAGGTCATATGCGGCGCTTTGGCGGCAGCTCAACGTCGccctctgcagccacagtgaTGACCCTGCTGTGTGAGCCCATCCCCCATCCGTCCAGCGTGGAGTTCCCTCTGGACACCTGCACCTTCCTCACCCGCCACAGCATGGACCTGCGCTTCACACACTGCGAGGGCAG tgttacAGAATTGCTGGGATACAAACCTGACGATCTGATTGGTCGCTCAGCCTACGAGTTCCATCACGTGCTCGACTCTGATCACGTCAACAAAAGCCTGCTCACAT TGCTGGCCAAGGGTCAGGTGAGCACCAGCCACTACCGTTTCCTGGCAAACAGCGGTGGCTTCGTCTGGGCAGAGACCCAGGCGACCGTCCTCTACAGCAGCAAGACCTCGCAGCCCGAGGCCGTTGTCTGCCTCAACTTCATACTCAG TGCCGTGGAGCAGCCAGACGTCGTTTTCTCTGTTGAGCAGATCCGTTGTGGCTGCCTCCCTAAAGCTGAGCCCCACTTACCAGCGCCTGACTGTGAGACACCAGACAGCTGTGACTCTGACGGTGACAATCTGGCCGATTCCAGTCGGACGGAGGATGCATGTTCGAAACCCAGCAGAGCTGCGGAGCTCCTCTTCAAcccggaggagccggaggagctTTTCCAGTTGGCTTCTGCGGCCGGGGACGCCATCATTCCACTGACAGGAG GTTTTGTCGAGCTGTCGTTCGTAAGCCCACCCAGTCCAAACTCTGTGCCGGACCACCCTCAGGACCTGTGCACTCCGCAGCTACGACAGCTCCTCACATCCATCTTCAGCCCTGTCATGCCACcagcttcatcatcatcaccagcctCCTCACTTGATTCTGATTCG AGCccctgtgaggaggaggtgatggacacGAGTGAGGTGGAGAAGATCTTTGCCATTAGGTCAGAAGATCgtcaaaaggaaagaaagaaactggag CACACGGAGGGGATGGATCTGGACATGTTGGCTCCTTACATCTCTATGGACGACGACTTCCAGCTGACCGTCCTCAGCGGTTTGCCCGAGGATGCCGACGAACGTTTGTCCGATCCTTCAGCTGCGACTCCTGCAGTCACACTCAGGAGGAAACG GGCCCATAACCCGGATGAGATGCCGTCTCAGATGATGAGTCAggacaagagacagaaacaagctcCTTCGTCAACAGATGAGGAACTTCTTCTCAGCCACGGATTGCTG GACTGTCTGGAGGAAACCGACCAGTTACATCTGATCCTTGACCCGGGCCCAGGGTGTCGGAGCCGGCTACTCACAAACAGAGACCCCATTTTAGGAGGCATGCAGGGACTTTGTGAgactgcag CTCTGATGAGGGACATATTCATACCTTGCCCACCTCACCTGTCACCGCCTCTCTCGCCCATGACCTGA
- the zgc:152863 gene encoding sushi domain-containing protein 6 isoform X5, producing MSPSVLHPCLCGHISLVCGLLLLFLLLASSPLLAAGRLSNCSHPLVAEHGGFRCDPSPCRGFPQKSSIHFFCEPGYHIVKARVSRCRQGRWQPPIPTCIPVKEGPNVNPSDRPGDSMPSMTTTAVGVSIFLLTTTACLVIKSRLFPCQSHSSRRSSDQLDLMVDGLPVSLPSYEEAVYGSWGQRLPACSASGPTQLLLAQEAPGCHQSSLNSHLDGSHRPLLSSRSPDNPPPPYEDVQSSQGGDGLSDRDVPRLHVALSDDKDA from the exons ATGTCGCCGTCAGTTCTGCATCCATGTCTGTGTGGACACATCAGTCTGGTCTGtggactcctcctcctcttcctcctcctggccTCCTCACCGCTGCTCGCTGCAG GCAGACTGAGCAACTGCTCCCACCCTTTGGTGGCGGAACATGGGGGATTCCGCTGTGATCCGTCTCCGTGTCGAGGCTTCCCCCAGAAGAGCTCCATCCATTTCTTCTGCGAGCCCGGGTACCACATCGTCAAGGCCCGTGTCTCCAGGTGTCGCCAGGGGAGGTGGCAGCCCCCGATACCCACCTGCATCCCCGTCAAAG AGGGTCCTAACGTGAACCCCAGCGACAGGCCGGGCGACTCGATGCCCAGCATGACCACGACAGCGGTGGGCGTGTCCATCTTCCTGCTCACCACCACGGCCTGTCTGGTCATCAAGTCCCGCCTCTTCCCTTGTCAATCGCACAG cagccgTCGATCCTCCGACCAGCTGGACCTGATGGTGGACGgactccccgtctctctcccctcctaTGAGGAGGCGGTGTACGGCAGCTGGGGGCAGCGCCTCCCCGCCTGCTCAGCATCCGGACCCACCCAGCTCCTATTGGCCCAGGAGGCTCCCGGCTGCCACCAGTCCTCTCTCAACAGCCACCTGGACGGCAGTCACCGGCCCCTGCTGTCCTCCCGAAGCCCCGACAACCCCCCACCGCCTTACGAGGACGTCCAGTCATCTCAAGGCGGAGACGGGCTGAGTGACAGGGACGTTCCACGGCTGCACGTTGCTCTTTCGGATGACAAGGACGCTTGA
- the pak4 gene encoding serine/threonine-protein kinase PAK 4, producing the protein MFTKKKKSRIQISAPSNFEHRVHTDFDEHEQKFVGLPRQWQSLIEDTAKRPKPFIDATVITTVEPRKAIVRGNKMGVDGSLTWLLDEFDTMSVTRSNSLRHGSPPIQPRRDSSSSGGGGGGGQENGDPHHRHYSHPERHDGHRPRPEHQGGGDSRQGQRATRPPQRDEGIQGRPQQQPRGQEPGKLHRDRPGSGPPPPPHRDREPRDHEQVVRRDQPTDHRPKSSYMTRDGSPQSPRDKRPLSGPNIRTPNLQVTEGVIKSAQQTTRPFNTYPRTDSEGGRSPTEQPVRYHESSPQNGPSSGSSRGSSSSKPPVSHPHPHHTSHPSLTPDASQHPHTPHPNVPAPRPPVPPGPPASSAPSQGRSPQREPQRVSHEQFRAALQMVVDPGDPRTYLDHYIKIGEGSTGIVCIATVKTTGKLVAVKKMDLRKQQRRELLFNEVVIMRDYHHENVVEMYNSYLVGDELWVVMEFLEGGALTDIVTHTRMNEEQIATVCLSVLKALSVLHTQGVIHRDIKSDSILLTHDGRVKLSDFGFCAQVSKEVQRRKSLVGTPYWMAPELISRLPYGPEVDIWSLGIMVIEMVDGEPPYFNEPPLKAMKMIRDNLPPKLKNLHKVSPVLKGFLDRMLVRDPAQRGPASELLKHPFLAKAGPPSCIVPLMRQNRMR; encoded by the exons ATGTTcaccaaaaagaagaagtctcGTATCCAGATTTCAGCTCCATCCAACTTTGAGCATCGCGTGCACACAGACTTTGACGAGCATGAGCAGAAGTTTGTCGGGTTGCCGCGGCAATGGCAATCGCTCATCGAAGACACGGCCAAAAGGCCCAAACCCTTCATCGACGCGACTGTTATCACCACTGTCGAGCCGCGCAAG GCAATTGTACGTGGAAACAAGATGGGGGTGGACGGCTCTCTGACCTGGCTGTTGGATGAGTTTGACACCATGTCTGTGACTCGCTCCAACTCCCTGCGACATGGAAGCCCTCCCATTCAACCTCGCAGAGATTCTAGCtcttcaggaggaggaggaggaggggggcaggagAATGGAGATCCTCACCACAGACACTACTCACACCCAGAAAGACATGACGG TCACCGACCTAGACCAGAACACCAGGGCGGAGGTGACTCCCGCCAGGGTCAGCGTGCAACCCGTCCTCCTCAGAGGGATGAGGGAATCCAGGGTCGGCCCCAGCAACAGCCCCGTGGCCAGGAACCTGGCAAGCTCCACAGGGACAGACCAGGCTCTggccctccacctcccccccacagagacagagagccacGGGACCAT GAGCAGGTGGTCCGCAGGGATCAACCCACTGATCACAGGCCAAAGTCGAGCTACATGACACGGGATGGCAGCCCCCAATCTCCCAGGGACAAGAGGCCTCTCTCTGGGCCCAACATACGCACGCCAAACCTGCAAGTAACGGAGGGCGTTATAAAGAGCGCCCAACAGACCACAAGGCCATTTAACACCTACCCCAGGACAGACAGCGAGGGCGGACGCAGCCCCACCGAACAG CCGGTTCGATACCATGAATCTTCCCCTCAAAATGGCCCCTCTAGTGGCTCCAGCCGAGGTTCCTCCAGCTCTAAGCCCCCTGTAAGTCACCCTCACCCTCATCACACTTCCCACCCAAGCCTGACCCCTGACGCCTCCCAGCATCCACACACTCCTCACCCCAACGTTCCAGCTCCAAGGCCCCCAGTGCCCCCTGGGCCACCAGCGTCCAGTGCTCCGTCACAGGGCCGCTCACCACAGAGGGAGCCCCAGAGGGTTTCCCACGAGCAGTTCAGAGCGGCGCTACAGATGGTGGTGGATCCTGGCGACCCCCGGACCTACCTGGACCACTACATTAAGATTGGGGAGGGGTCCACAGGGATCGTGTGTATAGCCACAGTGAAGACCACGGGGAAACTGGTCGCTGTGAAGAAGATGGACTTGAGGAAACAGCAGCGCAGAGAACTCCTCTTCAACGAG GTGGTGATCATGAGGGACTATCACCATGAGAACGTGGTGGAGATGTACAACAGTTACCTGGTGGGAGACGAGCTCTGGGTCGTCATGGAGTTCCTGGAGGGAGGAGCTCTGACTGACATCGTGACACACAccag GATGAACGAGGAGCAGATCGccacagtgtgtctgtctgtcctgaaGGCGTTGTCTGTCCTCCACACGCAGGGTGTGATCCACAGAGACATAAAGAGTGACTCCATCCTCCTCACTCATGATGGTCGG GTGAAGCTGTCAGACTTTGGTTTCTGTGCCCAGGTGTCTAAGGAAGTGCAGAGAAGAAAGTCTCTGGTCGGAACACCGTACTGGATGGCACCAGAACTCATTTCCAGGTTGCCTTATGGACCAGAG GTGGATATTTGGTCTCTGGGTATCATGGTCATAGAGATGGTGGATGGTGAGCCACCGTACTTCAATGAGCCACCGCTCAAAGCCATGAAGATGATTCGAGACAACCTGCCTCCCAAACTGAAGAATCTGCACAag GTCTCCCCCGTGCTCAAGGGCTTCCTGGACAGGATGCTGGTGCGAGACCCGGCCCAGAGGGGCCCTGCCAGTGAGCTTCTCAAACACCCCTTCCTGGCGAAGGCGGGTCCGCCATCTTGCATCGTTCCTCTGATGAGGCAGAACAGAATGAGATGA
- the zgc:152863 gene encoding sushi domain-containing protein 6 isoform X1, giving the protein MFSCTAKHRSRKSKVHIHPPQLLINQTVGYGSVGEDTQSYSPTNLTATQSTGSSLVFGWFPEIRKSGLMSPSVLHPCLCGHISLVCGLLLLFLLLASSPLLAAGRLSNCSHPLVAEHGGFRCDPSPCRGFPQKSSIHFFCEPGYHIVKARVSRCRQGRWQPPIPTCIPVKEGPNVNPSDRPGDSMPSMTTTAVGVSIFLLTTTACLVIKSRLFPCQSHSSRRSSDQLDLMVDGLPVSLPSYEEAVYGSWGQRLPACSASGPTQLLLAQEAPGCHQSSLNSHLDGSHRPLLSSRSPDNPPPPYEDVQSSQGGDGLSDRDVPRLHVALSDDKDA; this is encoded by the exons ATGTTCAGTTGTACTGCAAAGCACCGGAGCAGAAAGAGCAAAGTTCACATTCATCCCCCGCAGCTACTCATCAACCAGACTGTGGGATATGGTTCAGTGGGTGAAGACACTCAAAGCTACTCACCTACCAACCTAACTGCAACTCAGTCAACCGGCTCATCGCTGGTGTTCGGGTGGTTCCCAGAGATCAG GAAGTCTGGTTTGATGTCGCCGTCAGTTCTGCATCCATGTCTGTGTGGACACATCAGTCTGGTCTGtggactcctcctcctcttcctcctcctggccTCCTCACCGCTGCTCGCTGCAG GCAGACTGAGCAACTGCTCCCACCCTTTGGTGGCGGAACATGGGGGATTCCGCTGTGATCCGTCTCCGTGTCGAGGCTTCCCCCAGAAGAGCTCCATCCATTTCTTCTGCGAGCCCGGGTACCACATCGTCAAGGCCCGTGTCTCCAGGTGTCGCCAGGGGAGGTGGCAGCCCCCGATACCCACCTGCATCCCCGTCAAAG AGGGTCCTAACGTGAACCCCAGCGACAGGCCGGGCGACTCGATGCCCAGCATGACCACGACAGCGGTGGGCGTGTCCATCTTCCTGCTCACCACCACGGCCTGTCTGGTCATCAAGTCCCGCCTCTTCCCTTGTCAATCGCACAG cagccgTCGATCCTCCGACCAGCTGGACCTGATGGTGGACGgactccccgtctctctcccctcctaTGAGGAGGCGGTGTACGGCAGCTGGGGGCAGCGCCTCCCCGCCTGCTCAGCATCCGGACCCACCCAGCTCCTATTGGCCCAGGAGGCTCCCGGCTGCCACCAGTCCTCTCTCAACAGCCACCTGGACGGCAGTCACCGGCCCCTGCTGTCCTCCCGAAGCCCCGACAACCCCCCACCGCCTTACGAGGACGTCCAGTCATCTCAAGGCGGAGACGGGCTGAGTGACAGGGACGTTCCACGGCTGCACGTTGCTCTTTCGGATGACAAGGACGCTTGA
- the zgc:152863 gene encoding sushi domain-containing protein 6 isoform X3: MHHFLCARRYFQECLRQPPLLWKSGLMSPSVLHPCLCGHISLVCGLLLLFLLLASSPLLAAGRLSNCSHPLVAEHGGFRCDPSPCRGFPQKSSIHFFCEPGYHIVKARVSRCRQGRWQPPIPTCIPVKEGPNVNPSDRPGDSMPSMTTTAVGVSIFLLTTTACLVIKSRLFPCQSHSSRRSSDQLDLMVDGLPVSLPSYEEAVYGSWGQRLPACSASGPTQLLLAQEAPGCHQSSLNSHLDGSHRPLLSSRSPDNPPPPYEDVQSSQGGDGLSDRDVPRLHVALSDDKDA, encoded by the exons atgcatcacttcctgtgtgccaGACGGTATTTCCAAGAGTGTTTACGGCAGCCCCCGCTACTATG GAAGTCTGGTTTGATGTCGCCGTCAGTTCTGCATCCATGTCTGTGTGGACACATCAGTCTGGTCTGtggactcctcctcctcttcctcctcctggccTCCTCACCGCTGCTCGCTGCAG GCAGACTGAGCAACTGCTCCCACCCTTTGGTGGCGGAACATGGGGGATTCCGCTGTGATCCGTCTCCGTGTCGAGGCTTCCCCCAGAAGAGCTCCATCCATTTCTTCTGCGAGCCCGGGTACCACATCGTCAAGGCCCGTGTCTCCAGGTGTCGCCAGGGGAGGTGGCAGCCCCCGATACCCACCTGCATCCCCGTCAAAG AGGGTCCTAACGTGAACCCCAGCGACAGGCCGGGCGACTCGATGCCCAGCATGACCACGACAGCGGTGGGCGTGTCCATCTTCCTGCTCACCACCACGGCCTGTCTGGTCATCAAGTCCCGCCTCTTCCCTTGTCAATCGCACAG cagccgTCGATCCTCCGACCAGCTGGACCTGATGGTGGACGgactccccgtctctctcccctcctaTGAGGAGGCGGTGTACGGCAGCTGGGGGCAGCGCCTCCCCGCCTGCTCAGCATCCGGACCCACCCAGCTCCTATTGGCCCAGGAGGCTCCCGGCTGCCACCAGTCCTCTCTCAACAGCCACCTGGACGGCAGTCACCGGCCCCTGCTGTCCTCCCGAAGCCCCGACAACCCCCCACCGCCTTACGAGGACGTCCAGTCATCTCAAGGCGGAGACGGGCTGAGTGACAGGGACGTTCCACGGCTGCACGTTGCTCTTTCGGATGACAAGGACGCTTGA
- the zgc:152863 gene encoding sushi domain-containing protein 6 isoform X4 yields MHHFLCARRKSGLMSPSVLHPCLCGHISLVCGLLLLFLLLASSPLLAAGRLSNCSHPLVAEHGGFRCDPSPCRGFPQKSSIHFFCEPGYHIVKARVSRCRQGRWQPPIPTCIPVKEGPNVNPSDRPGDSMPSMTTTAVGVSIFLLTTTACLVIKSRLFPCQSHSSRRSSDQLDLMVDGLPVSLPSYEEAVYGSWGQRLPACSASGPTQLLLAQEAPGCHQSSLNSHLDGSHRPLLSSRSPDNPPPPYEDVQSSQGGDGLSDRDVPRLHVALSDDKDA; encoded by the exons atgcatcacttcctgtgtgccaGACG GAAGTCTGGTTTGATGTCGCCGTCAGTTCTGCATCCATGTCTGTGTGGACACATCAGTCTGGTCTGtggactcctcctcctcttcctcctcctggccTCCTCACCGCTGCTCGCTGCAG GCAGACTGAGCAACTGCTCCCACCCTTTGGTGGCGGAACATGGGGGATTCCGCTGTGATCCGTCTCCGTGTCGAGGCTTCCCCCAGAAGAGCTCCATCCATTTCTTCTGCGAGCCCGGGTACCACATCGTCAAGGCCCGTGTCTCCAGGTGTCGCCAGGGGAGGTGGCAGCCCCCGATACCCACCTGCATCCCCGTCAAAG AGGGTCCTAACGTGAACCCCAGCGACAGGCCGGGCGACTCGATGCCCAGCATGACCACGACAGCGGTGGGCGTGTCCATCTTCCTGCTCACCACCACGGCCTGTCTGGTCATCAAGTCCCGCCTCTTCCCTTGTCAATCGCACAG cagccgTCGATCCTCCGACCAGCTGGACCTGATGGTGGACGgactccccgtctctctcccctcctaTGAGGAGGCGGTGTACGGCAGCTGGGGGCAGCGCCTCCCCGCCTGCTCAGCATCCGGACCCACCCAGCTCCTATTGGCCCAGGAGGCTCCCGGCTGCCACCAGTCCTCTCTCAACAGCCACCTGGACGGCAGTCACCGGCCCCTGCTGTCCTCCCGAAGCCCCGACAACCCCCCACCGCCTTACGAGGACGTCCAGTCATCTCAAGGCGGAGACGGGCTGAGTGACAGGGACGTTCCACGGCTGCACGTTGCTCTTTCGGATGACAAGGACGCTTGA
- the zgc:152863 gene encoding sushi domain-containing protein 6 isoform X2, with protein sequence MFSCTAKHRSRKSKVHIHPPQLLINQTVGYGSVGEDTQSYSPTNLTATQSTGSSLVFGWFPEIRKSGLMSPSVLHPCLCGHISLVCGLLLLFLLLASSPLLAAGRLSNCSHPLVAEHGGFRCDPSPCRGFPQKSSIHFFCEPGYHIVKARVSRCRQGRWQPPIPTCIPVKEGPNVNPSDRPGDSMPSMTTTAVGVSIFLLTTTACLVIKSRLFPCQSHSRRSSDQLDLMVDGLPVSLPSYEEAVYGSWGQRLPACSASGPTQLLLAQEAPGCHQSSLNSHLDGSHRPLLSSRSPDNPPPPYEDVQSSQGGDGLSDRDVPRLHVALSDDKDA encoded by the exons ATGTTCAGTTGTACTGCAAAGCACCGGAGCAGAAAGAGCAAAGTTCACATTCATCCCCCGCAGCTACTCATCAACCAGACTGTGGGATATGGTTCAGTGGGTGAAGACACTCAAAGCTACTCACCTACCAACCTAACTGCAACTCAGTCAACCGGCTCATCGCTGGTGTTCGGGTGGTTCCCAGAGATCAG GAAGTCTGGTTTGATGTCGCCGTCAGTTCTGCATCCATGTCTGTGTGGACACATCAGTCTGGTCTGtggactcctcctcctcttcctcctcctggccTCCTCACCGCTGCTCGCTGCAG GCAGACTGAGCAACTGCTCCCACCCTTTGGTGGCGGAACATGGGGGATTCCGCTGTGATCCGTCTCCGTGTCGAGGCTTCCCCCAGAAGAGCTCCATCCATTTCTTCTGCGAGCCCGGGTACCACATCGTCAAGGCCCGTGTCTCCAGGTGTCGCCAGGGGAGGTGGCAGCCCCCGATACCCACCTGCATCCCCGTCAAAG AGGGTCCTAACGTGAACCCCAGCGACAGGCCGGGCGACTCGATGCCCAGCATGACCACGACAGCGGTGGGCGTGTCCATCTTCCTGCTCACCACCACGGCCTGTCTGGTCATCAAGTCCCGCCTCTTCCCTTGTCAATCGCACAG ccgTCGATCCTCCGACCAGCTGGACCTGATGGTGGACGgactccccgtctctctcccctcctaTGAGGAGGCGGTGTACGGCAGCTGGGGGCAGCGCCTCCCCGCCTGCTCAGCATCCGGACCCACCCAGCTCCTATTGGCCCAGGAGGCTCCCGGCTGCCACCAGTCCTCTCTCAACAGCCACCTGGACGGCAGTCACCGGCCCCTGCTGTCCTCCCGAAGCCCCGACAACCCCCCACCGCCTTACGAGGACGTCCAGTCATCTCAAGGCGGAGACGGGCTGAGTGACAGGGACGTTCCACGGCTGCACGTTGCTCTTTCGGATGACAAGGACGCTTGA
- the hif1al gene encoding hypoxia inducible factor 1 subunit alpha, like isoform X2, whose translation MEDKDDTVALVGGSSEQRKLRSRDAARCRRGQETEVFYELARTLPLPRRVSTQLDKAAIMRVVLSFLRMRSLLQDENQKEGPEEEGDDAGAGGKVEEEEEEDPMDAFYPQTLAGFITVLTEEGDMIYLTENVSRHIGITQLELLGQSVYDFVHPCDQEELRDLLTPRPGLSMKSQKEQQIGRNFFLRMKSTLTSRGRTVNLKSATWKVLHCTGHMRRFGGSSTSPSAATVMTLLCEPIPHPSSVEFPLDTCTFLTRHSMDLRFTHCEGSVTELLGYKPDDLIGRSAYEFHHVLDSDHVNKSLLTLLAKGQVSTSHYRFLANSGGFVWAETQATVLYSSKTSQPEAVVCLNFILSAVEQPDVVFSVEQIRCGCLPKAEPHLPAPDCETPDSCDSDGDNLADSSRTEDACSKPSRAAELLFNPEEPEELFQLASAAGDAIIPLTGGFVELSFVSPPSPNSVPDHPQDLCTPQLRQLLTSIFSPVMPPASSSSPASSLDSDSSPCEEEVMDTSEVEKIFAIRSEDRQKERKKLEHTEGMDLDMLAPYISMDDDFQLTVLSGLPEDADERLSDPSAATPAVTLRRKRAHNPDEMPSQMMSQDKRQKQAPSSTDEELLLSHGLLDCLEETDQLHLILDPGPGCRSRLLTNRDPILGGMQGLCETAALMRDIFIPCPPHLSPPLSPMT comes from the exons GGGCAGTTCGGAGCAGAGGAAGCTGCGCTCCCGCGATGCAGCCAGATGTAGGCGGGGTCAGGAGACGGAGGTGTTTTACGAGCTCGCCCGCACCCTGCCGCTCCCGCGCCGGGTGTCCACCCAACTGGACAAGGCTGCCATCATGAGAGTCGTCCTCAGCTTCCTGCGCATGCGCAGCCTCCTGCAAG ATGAGAATCAGAAAGAGGgccctgaggaggagggggacgacgCCGGCGCCGGCgggaaggtggaggaagaagaggaggaggatccaATGGACGCTTTCTATCCCCAGACGTTGGCCGGTTTCATCACGGTGTTGACGGAGGAAGGAGACATGATCTACCTGACGGAAAATGTCAGCAGACACATCGGCATCACACAG ctggagctgctgggtCAGAGTGTTTATGACTTTGTTCATCCCTGTGATCAGGAGGAGCTCCGAGACCTTTTGACTCCACGTCCAG GTTTGAGTATGAAATCACAGAAAGAACAGCAGATCGGAAGAAACTTCTTTCTCCGAATGAAAAGCAcgctgaccagcagggggcgcacCGTCAACCTCAAGTCTGCCACCTGGAAG gttCTCCACTGTACAGGTCATATGCGGCGCTTTGGCGGCAGCTCAACGTCGccctctgcagccacagtgaTGACCCTGCTGTGTGAGCCCATCCCCCATCCGTCCAGCGTGGAGTTCCCTCTGGACACCTGCACCTTCCTCACCCGCCACAGCATGGACCTGCGCTTCACACACTGCGAGGGCAG tgttacAGAATTGCTGGGATACAAACCTGACGATCTGATTGGTCGCTCAGCCTACGAGTTCCATCACGTGCTCGACTCTGATCACGTCAACAAAAGCCTGCTCACAT TGCTGGCCAAGGGTCAGGTGAGCACCAGCCACTACCGTTTCCTGGCAAACAGCGGTGGCTTCGTCTGGGCAGAGACCCAGGCGACCGTCCTCTACAGCAGCAAGACCTCGCAGCCCGAGGCCGTTGTCTGCCTCAACTTCATACTCAG TGCCGTGGAGCAGCCAGACGTCGTTTTCTCTGTTGAGCAGATCCGTTGTGGCTGCCTCCCTAAAGCTGAGCCCCACTTACCAGCGCCTGACTGTGAGACACCAGACAGCTGTGACTCTGACGGTGACAATCTGGCCGATTCCAGTCGGACGGAGGATGCATGTTCGAAACCCAGCAGAGCTGCGGAGCTCCTCTTCAAcccggaggagccggaggagctTTTCCAGTTGGCTTCTGCGGCCGGGGACGCCATCATTCCACTGACAGGAG GTTTTGTCGAGCTGTCGTTCGTAAGCCCACCCAGTCCAAACTCTGTGCCGGACCACCCTCAGGACCTGTGCACTCCGCAGCTACGACAGCTCCTCACATCCATCTTCAGCCCTGTCATGCCACcagcttcatcatcatcaccagcctCCTCACTTGATTCTGATTCG AGCccctgtgaggaggaggtgatggacacGAGTGAGGTGGAGAAGATCTTTGCCATTAGGTCAGAAGATCgtcaaaaggaaagaaagaaactggag CACACGGAGGGGATGGATCTGGACATGTTGGCTCCTTACATCTCTATGGACGACGACTTCCAGCTGACCGTCCTCAGCGGTTTGCCCGAGGATGCCGACGAACGTTTGTCCGATCCTTCAGCTGCGACTCCTGCAGTCACACTCAGGAGGAAACG GGCCCATAACCCGGATGAGATGCCGTCTCAGATGATGAGTCAggacaagagacagaaacaagctcCTTCGTCAACAGATGAGGAACTTCTTCTCAGCCACGGATTGCTG GACTGTCTGGAGGAAACCGACCAGTTACATCTGATCCTTGACCCGGGCCCAGGGTGTCGGAGCCGGCTACTCACAAACAGAGACCCCATTTTAGGAGGCATGCAGGGACTTTGTGAgactgcag CTCTGATGAGGGACATATTCATACCTTGCCCACCTCACCTGTCACCGCCTCTCTCGCCCATGACCTGA